Below is a genomic region from Triticum dicoccoides isolate Atlit2015 ecotype Zavitan chromosome 5A, WEW_v2.0, whole genome shotgun sequence.
gatgatgatgacaagCACGGTTTGTAAGGGCATTTTTATCGGAAACCGAAACCAAACCTGAAGAATCGATTCGGGGGATGTCGAGTTGAGGTACTTACAGTTGAAAGATTTCCATCCCAAGACTAGCCTCTCGCGGTCGAACACCACCTTGAGCCCGGACATGAAGTTCTCTGCACCGGAAGTGAGCAGAGAGCAGTAAGAACGATGACGTGGATTATCGACGGTGAGGTGGTTTAGGACACATCAAGGGAAAAAGGTAAGTACAACCTTTATGGGCACAATGCTATTAACAAAGATGTTGCACATGGATAGTTAGTGCTGAAATATCTGAGGTTTTATAGCATATAAGAGGACATAAAACCTGACCAATAAAGCTAGCAAAGCAGGTCTGACAATGAGCAAGGCATCTGAAAAGTAGTGGTTATTCATTAATCATTGGTTCTTTGCAACTAACACATGCTACCAACTCCATCCAGGAACTCAAGGCTAGATGGGTTAGAGAGAATCTAATTTGGTTCTTTGCACACCTCAAATATCAGTAGTATGGTTCAGACTGAATCTAATAAAAAAACAGAGCACAAGGCAACTTTAGATAGTGCAGCAGTGTAGAGTATAGGAGCTCACCCCCAATCAAGTTAACACCTTCACTCTTCATAATAGCCAAGCAATAGCCAACAGGGGTCTGTTCCATATAAAAGAGCACCAAGATTAAATTCACTAGCTAGCTTACATGGCTGGATGAAATTAGCATCGATGTTTTCTTACCGAAGAAATATCCGTTATGGTGATTATTGGATCATTGACAGGGAATATACTGCCACCTTTCGCCGTCAGGCTTATGTTTGGATGACTAAGAGCTCCCTTGGCACTGGAGAGAGCAGCAGCATATCCATCAGATACAAACAAGCAGTGGTTTGTAGAAATGTGCCTCACATATCAATATATCATGGACTGTTGCTAGACAAACTTACCTTATGGTGTAGCAATATTCAAATGGCAACGAAGAATCGGCCTGATTTCTCTTCTCTTTTACTTGTTTATGGAACTGAATTAGAACGTCAATGAATATATATGAGAATCACCGTGAAAATATAAAACACGGTGAAACCACTCGTATAATGCGATAAATCTACTTACAGCGCTGGTAATCTCGGTATACATTGGGTCGGAGAGAGCCGTGAACGAGGTACCGGAGTCCACGACTGCGCTGAATTTTGTGCTGAAGGTTTTACCTCCCGCCTTAGCTCCTATGATGCTAATGTTGTAGTATGGACTGCAGAAATAGAGCGCGCGGACGTCGTGAAAGGTCAGAGACCTATATTGTTTGCTTGTGAAACTGTGAGAAATGAAAACAGACATACTTGTGTTTGTAAATGTTCAGCGGAGTTTCCAGCTGGTCGGCGCTTCCCGTGTCCCCGAAGTTGATCCTGCCATGACCATCTTCCCCGAAGCACATGGAGAAGGAATTGGCGGCGACTCCTTGGCTCGCCAGCAGACTCGGCACCGACTTGCTGTCCATGCCGAGCCCGAGCAGGCCGTTCGGCGCGGCGCTGCCTAGAAACGAACCCGTCTGGACCCGTCCACAGCTAACAACGCacacaaattcaaattcaaatttcagCACAGAAAAATGAGCAGTGACTCGGAATTGCGCATTGTCATGTCTAGTAGTAGATCACAAGGGACATACCCGAATGTTATGGGGGCTTGGGTGATCTTGGACTTCCCGGACTCGGTCGCAAGGTACAGGACATCCTCGACCAGCACCCCGTTGGACGACGTGTTGTCCGACAGATACTCGATCTTGTAGGGGCAGCTGTTGGTTGCAGCACTGCATTGAGTCTGGAGATCACACAGGTCGCTGCTGCAGGGGACCATCCGGCTGGTGCTCGACTTGCGCGGGCTGTACACATCGAACTTCAGATTCTGCTCAAAATTTTGCGGTTTTTGCCGAAACAAGGTTACATTTCACAGATCAAGCAAGAACATGAAGACATGTAGCATTATTACTGTCAGGAGTGGTCGATTAGGGCATTATGATGATTCAGCTAATGTGTGTAAAGCGTAAACAATCAGCAAGAGCTCATTAATTTCAACCTGCAACAGGATTGCAAGAACATAAAGAGAAGGGCCAAGAAGCTAGGGCTTTGGttagcagtagcagcagtagtagcagtagtGTTTTCTAAGTTCCATAAGGCAGGCCCCAGCTGAGGCTGTCATGCTCCTGCAGAGGCCTCCCCAAAACAGGACGGCACGTGCGGTGCTTCCGTGATTTGCCCCCCTTTTCTTTCCCGAATTATGCTCGCAACAACTCCATCTCACAAGCATGTCGACTAGCAGTAGTACCAACTTTTTTCATCTCTACCgatgtcaaaaaaaaaaaagaactttGTTCATCTCTGCCATGCAACTAATCAAATCACACTGTAATCTTCTGGTATTTAACTACTTAGCACCCGGAAATATCTCTTGGAGCAACGGACACGAGGTCGAATCGTAACAAATTGACAAAACAATGGCGTCGAagcagggggaggaagatgaaggtgGTACTGGTACGTACCCCGTATTCTGGCGAGGTGAGCGGGGCGCACTTGAGGCAGTCGCAGGGCACCCAGAA
It encodes:
- the LOC119302706 gene encoding aspartyl protease family protein 1-like isoform X2, with the protein product MGAAVRALLLLALVAAGAEALSLDVHHRYSATVRRWAGLRTGPAPGTAEYYAALAGHDDLRRRSLSLAAAAAAPVPGAGGPLAFADGNDTYRLNAFGFPRKSSTSRMVPCSSDLCDLQTQCSAATNSCPYKIEYLSDNTSSNGVLVEDVLYLATESGKSKITQAPITFGCGRVQTGSFLGSAAPNGLLGLGMDSKSVPSLLASQGVAANSFSMCFGEDGHGRINFGDTGSADQLETPLNIYKHNPYYNISIIGAKAGGKTFSTKFSAVVDSGTSFTALSDPMYTEITSAFHKQVKEKRNQADSSLPFEYCYTISAKGALSHPNISLTAKGGSIFPVNDPIITITDISSTPVGYCLAIMKSEGVNLIGENFMSGLKVVFDRERLVLGWKSFNCYSVDHSSKLPVSPNPSAVPPKPASGPGSSNPEAAKRPSPNITQIDAAKPSSGSSIHLHFSRTFLFAAIAPLFLAIL
- the LOC119302706 gene encoding aspartyl protease family protein 1-like isoform X1; translated protein: MGAAVRALLLLALVAAGAEALSLDVHHRYSATVRRWAGLRTGPAPGTAEYYAALAGHDDLRRRSLSLAAAAAAPVPGAGGPLAFADGNDTYRLNAFGFLHYAVVALGTPNVTFLVALDTGSDLFWVPCDCLKCAPLTSPEYGNLKFDVYSPRKSSTSRMVPCSSDLCDLQTQCSAATNSCPYKIEYLSDNTSSNGVLVEDVLYLATESGKSKITQAPITFGCGRVQTGSFLGSAAPNGLLGLGMDSKSVPSLLASQGVAANSFSMCFGEDGHGRINFGDTGSADQLETPLNIYKHNPYYNISIIGAKAGGKTFSTKFSAVVDSGTSFTALSDPMYTEITSAFHKQVKEKRNQADSSLPFEYCYTISAKGALSHPNISLTAKGGSIFPVNDPIITITDISSTPVGYCLAIMKSEGVNLIGENFMSGLKVVFDRERLVLGWKSFNCYSVDHSSKLPVSPNPSAVPPKPASGPGSSNPEAAKRPSPNITQIDAAKPSSGSSIHLHFSRTFLFAAIAPLFLAIL